A section of the Alkalicoccobacillus plakortidis genome encodes:
- a CDS encoding GbsR/MarR family transcriptional regulator, with product MADEFNKRKSDELLLIDEIVKEGLADTMDMYGGSRSVGQIYAILYMNGGPMTLDELRDETGMSKGSMSLGVRKLLDDKIIHRVFKRGERKDLYQAEGDFFQFFSSFFTKRWQREVSVNVHAVKQAQPKYQAIIDNPDSSEEDRLEASRMLNKITDSLKYYDFLDVMVDEFQSGDFVQYLNEKYNLENR from the coding sequence ATGGCGGATGAATTCAATAAAAGAAAATCAGATGAATTGCTGTTAATAGATGAAATTGTTAAAGAGGGCCTCGCAGATACGATGGACATGTATGGTGGTAGTCGTTCTGTTGGCCAGATATATGCCATTCTCTATATGAATGGTGGTCCAATGACTCTGGATGAATTACGAGATGAAACTGGCATGAGCAAAGGAAGCATGAGTCTTGGCGTACGCAAATTATTAGATGATAAAATCATTCATCGTGTTTTTAAACGTGGTGAGCGCAAAGATCTTTACCAAGCAGAAGGTGATTTCTTTCAGTTCTTCTCATCCTTCTTCACAAAGCGCTGGCAGCGAGAGGTAAGTGTAAATGTTCACGCAGTCAAACAAGCTCAACCTAAGTACCAAGCGATTATTGATAACCCAGACAGCTCAGAGGAAGATCGCCTGGAAGCCAGTAGAATGCTAAACAAGATCACAGATTCATTGAAGTACTATGATTTTTTAGATGTAATGGTGGATGAGTTTCAATCAGGTGACTTTGTTCAGTATTTAAATGAAAAATATAATCTTGAAAATAGATAA
- the betB gene encoding betaine-aldehyde dehydrogenase → MRLNMFINGEWVSAISNKTREIINPFNQEVIATVAEGNREDATLAIAAARKTFDEGTWAATPASERGEIVRKIGELILQEKEELARLETLDTGKTIEESRADMDDISNVFFYFAGLADKDGGELIESPIPNSTSKIVREPIGVCGQITPWNYPLLQAAWKLAPALASGNTLVLKPSEITPLTSVKVFELFEQAGVPKGVANLVLGAGAEVGAELAENTDVDLISFTGGIETGKTIMQAASTNVKKVALELGGKNPNIVFADADFDVAVDQALNAVFFHAGQVCSAGSRLLVEESIHDEFVDALVKRTKQIKLGNGFDDSTQSGPLISAEHRAKVEGYVEVGLQEGAQLVVGGSRPDKAELQDGFFYLPTIFTNCTSEMRIVQEEVFGPVLTVETFTSKDEVIKKANDTIYGLAGAVFTSDIDKAEDVARQLRMGTVWINDFHPYFAQAPWGGYKQSGFGRELGKVGFEEYTEVKHVYRNTKPEAVHWFK, encoded by the coding sequence ATGCGTTTAAATATGTTTATAAACGGTGAATGGGTTTCTGCGATCAGTAACAAAACGCGAGAGATCATCAATCCTTTTAATCAAGAGGTCATCGCAACTGTTGCTGAGGGTAATCGCGAAGATGCTACGTTAGCCATTGCCGCAGCGAGAAAAACATTTGATGAAGGGACATGGGCCGCAACTCCAGCAAGTGAACGCGGAGAAATTGTTCGTAAAATTGGCGAATTAATCTTACAGGAAAAAGAAGAATTAGCACGCTTAGAGACACTAGATACGGGAAAAACAATCGAAGAAAGCCGTGCAGATATGGATGACATCTCCAATGTTTTCTTTTACTTTGCAGGTCTAGCTGATAAGGATGGTGGCGAACTCATAGAAAGCCCGATTCCAAACTCAACGAGCAAAATTGTACGTGAACCGATCGGAGTTTGCGGACAGATAACACCTTGGAATTACCCGCTACTTCAAGCAGCTTGGAAACTCGCTCCGGCACTTGCATCAGGAAATACATTGGTGCTGAAGCCTAGTGAAATCACACCACTTACCTCTGTTAAAGTATTTGAATTATTTGAGCAAGCTGGTGTTCCAAAAGGAGTAGCCAATCTTGTTCTTGGTGCAGGTGCTGAGGTAGGAGCTGAACTTGCAGAGAATACAGATGTTGACTTGATCTCCTTTACTGGAGGCATTGAAACAGGAAAAACGATCATGCAAGCTGCAAGCACAAATGTAAAAAAAGTAGCACTTGAGCTCGGTGGAAAGAATCCGAATATCGTGTTTGCTGACGCTGACTTTGATGTCGCGGTTGATCAAGCATTAAACGCGGTCTTTTTCCATGCTGGTCAAGTGTGTTCTGCAGGCTCAAGATTACTAGTTGAAGAATCAATTCATGATGAATTTGTTGATGCCTTAGTTAAACGCACAAAACAGATTAAACTGGGTAACGGCTTTGATGATTCTACACAATCTGGTCCTCTCATTAGTGCTGAGCATCGTGCAAAGGTTGAGGGCTACGTAGAAGTTGGTCTTCAAGAAGGCGCACAGCTTGTTGTTGGTGGAAGTCGTCCTGATAAAGCTGAGCTTCAAGACGGATTCTTTTACCTGCCTACAATTTTTACAAATTGCACATCTGAGATGAGAATTGTCCAAGAGGAAGTATTCGGTCCCGTTCTTACCGTAGAAACCTTCACATCAAAAGATGAAGTAATCAAAAAAGCCAATGATACCATCTACGGCCTCGCTGGAGCTGTATTCACTAGTGATATTGATAAAGCAGAAGATGTGGCTCGTCAATTACGTATGGGAACGGTTTGGATTAATGATTTCCATCCTTATTTTGCTCAGGCACCTTGGGGCGGATACAAACAATCAGGCTTCGGACGGGAGCTAGGCAAGGTTGGCTTTGAAGAATACACAGAAGTGAAGCATGTTTATCGCAACACAAAACCAGAAGCAGTTCATTGGTTTAAATAA
- a CDS encoding iron-containing alcohol dehydrogenase, translated as MSMHMKVESMLGYHTFELPTAIKHGIGSIKYLGDEVKNLGVTRALLVTDPGIYNAGVTKPVEESLKKAGVEVVVFNKVEPNPPTRLIADGSAFYRDNDCNGLVAVGGGSSMDTAKAIGVEITHDGPVLDYEAAEGKKPLENRIPPLATIPTTAGTGSEVTQWAVITDEEREYKFNTGGPLIAAHLTIIDPELHTSMPPHVTAMTGIDAIAHAVECYTMKYAQPVTDAVALLAIEYAATYIRRAYSDGDDLEARYGMAQAAMLAGLSYGSESAGAAHAMSQSLGGMVPVAHGQCVAAMMGPVMEFNWKGAPGRFARIAQAFGINTTDMTTDDAAKAAVEYMYKLVEELDVPTLEEQGVDPEQTERWAKEALKDPQTVGNPRDLTLSDYEWLYKRCFNLVPSSII; from the coding sequence ATGAGTATGCATATGAAAGTTGAATCAATGTTAGGCTATCATACGTTTGAATTACCAACAGCAATCAAACACGGAATTGGGTCAATCAAATATTTAGGTGATGAAGTCAAAAACCTAGGTGTCACTAGAGCATTACTTGTTACAGACCCTGGTATCTACAATGCTGGAGTTACAAAACCAGTTGAAGAAAGCTTAAAAAAAGCGGGGGTTGAAGTGGTTGTTTTTAATAAAGTTGAACCGAATCCTCCTACTAGACTGATTGCAGATGGCTCTGCATTCTATCGTGATAATGATTGCAATGGTCTTGTTGCGGTTGGTGGCGGGAGCTCTATGGATACAGCTAAAGCCATTGGTGTTGAAATCACTCATGATGGACCCGTTCTTGACTACGAAGCAGCGGAAGGAAAAAAACCACTTGAAAACCGCATCCCTCCTCTAGCTACTATTCCAACAACAGCTGGAACTGGCTCTGAGGTGACTCAATGGGCAGTTATTACAGATGAAGAGCGTGAATATAAATTTAACACAGGTGGACCTCTCATTGCGGCGCACTTAACAATCATTGATCCAGAACTTCACACGTCAATGCCTCCACATGTAACAGCAATGACAGGTATTGATGCGATTGCACATGCGGTTGAATGTTACACAATGAAATATGCACAACCGGTTACTGATGCCGTTGCCTTACTTGCAATTGAGTATGCTGCAACATACATCCGCCGCGCTTATTCAGATGGCGATGATTTGGAAGCACGTTATGGTATGGCACAAGCTGCAATGCTTGCGGGACTTTCATATGGAAGCGAATCGGCTGGTGCTGCGCATGCCATGAGTCAATCACTTGGAGGCATGGTACCCGTTGCACATGGACAATGTGTAGCCGCTATGATGGGACCCGTAATGGAATTCAACTGGAAAGGAGCTCCAGGAAGATTCGCTCGCATTGCTCAAGCATTCGGCATCAACACAACAGACATGACGACTGACGACGCAGCAAAAGCAGCCGTTGAATATATGTATAAACTAGTCGAAGAGCTTGATGTACCAACTCTTGAAGAACAAGGCGTAGATCCAGAGCAAACCGAACGTTGGGCAAAAGAAGCACTAAAAGACCCACAAACAGTTGGGAACCCACGCGACCTAACACTTTCTGATTACGAATGGTTATACAAACGTTGCTTTAACCTAGTACCAAGTTCAATTATATAA
- a CDS encoding metallophosphoesterase — protein MKNIHFFSSRLGLILFISVFVLVCQSSVDHVEASSTPDTIVWMTDTQYYSKEYPSIFMKMTNWIKENQVSHQIKYAVHTGDIVDQYKEKDQWKVANKALKKLDHSPIPYGVLAGNHDVGHSRVDYKEFSHHFGEKRFKHQKEYGESYQNNRNHYDLISAGGRDFLMLYLGWGVTDKDLKWAKSVLTDYPDKLVFLNVHDYLKADGSRSTQGEHLFKELVTKYPSIHAVLCGHYHGAAKKVDAIDDDNDGKPDRTVYQMLADYQSGPSGGQGYMRLLSIHSNSTDVIVSTYSPYLDQYNYYKNETDPGKDHFTIQLPLQNKQERPHP, from the coding sequence TTGAAGAATATTCATTTTTTCTCTAGTCGTTTAGGTTTGATTCTTTTTATTTCTGTATTTGTGTTGGTCTGCCAGTCTTCTGTTGACCATGTGGAAGCAAGCTCAACACCTGATACGATTGTCTGGATGACAGATACACAATATTATTCTAAAGAATATCCAAGTATTTTTATGAAGATGACAAATTGGATCAAAGAAAATCAAGTCTCTCATCAAATCAAATACGCTGTTCACACTGGTGATATTGTCGATCAATATAAGGAGAAAGATCAATGGAAGGTAGCAAACAAAGCCTTAAAAAAACTTGACCATTCCCCCATCCCATACGGTGTTTTAGCTGGTAATCATGATGTTGGACATAGTCGTGTAGATTATAAAGAGTTTAGCCATCACTTTGGAGAAAAACGATTTAAACACCAAAAGGAGTATGGCGAATCCTATCAAAACAATCGAAACCATTATGATCTTATCTCGGCTGGTGGCAGAGATTTTCTTATGCTTTATCTTGGTTGGGGTGTCACGGACAAAGACCTTAAATGGGCCAAATCTGTACTTACAGATTATCCAGATAAGCTTGTTTTTTTAAATGTACATGATTATTTAAAGGCTGATGGTTCCCGTTCCACTCAAGGAGAGCATTTATTTAAAGAGCTTGTTACAAAGTATCCATCTATACATGCAGTTCTATGTGGACATTACCACGGAGCCGCTAAAAAAGTTGATGCAATTGATGATGATAATGATGGCAAACCAGATCGAACGGTTTATCAAATGCTTGCTGATTATCAAAGTGGACCTTCAGGAGGACAAGGTTATATGAGGTTACTTTCAATTCATTCGAACAGTACGGATGTCATTGTAAGTACCTACTCACCTTATCTTGATCAATATAATTACTATAAAAATGAAACGGATCCCGGCAAAGATCATTTCACAATCCAACTTCCACTCCAAAATAAACAAGAGCGACCTCATCCATAA
- a CDS encoding YdcF family protein → MYVKISLFLLIGIAIVYAVFLQTKIYQYSHQEPPQEADYLIVLGARVKGEVPSLSLQYRIDAAAAYLLENKQTIAIASGGQGPDEDISEALAIQRGLIKLGIDESRILLEDRSTSTYENIMYSKELISDVSGTGIVVSNGFHLYRAVLMADDQELHVTGVPGDTPKISVIQSHIREYAALTKLFIEKQLN, encoded by the coding sequence ATGTATGTGAAAATTAGTTTGTTTTTACTCATTGGAATTGCGATAGTTTATGCTGTTTTCTTACAAACAAAAATCTATCAATATAGTCATCAGGAGCCACCTCAAGAAGCAGATTATTTAATCGTACTCGGAGCAAGAGTTAAGGGTGAAGTGCCATCACTCAGTTTGCAATATCGAATTGATGCTGCCGCAGCTTATTTATTGGAAAACAAACAAACGATTGCAATTGCTTCAGGAGGACAAGGTCCGGATGAAGACATCTCAGAGGCGTTGGCTATCCAACGAGGGCTGATCAAGCTTGGTATAGATGAATCACGCATTTTACTTGAAGATCGTTCAACCTCTACATACGAAAATATTATGTATTCAAAGGAACTCATTTCAGACGTAAGTGGCACTGGAATTGTTGTTAGTAACGGGTTTCACTTATACCGTGCAGTTCTCATGGCGGATGATCAAGAGTTACATGTAACAGGAGTACCAGGTGATACGCCAAAGATATCAGTCATTCAGTCACATATAAGGGAATACGCTGCCCTAACAAAACTATTTATCGAAAAGCAATTGAATTAA
- a CDS encoding N-acetylmuramoyl-L-alanine amidase: protein MRQKRMRISLLFVFILMSSFLISSLANAAEGTVDVSSSLNVRSEPSESSAIIGSLSAGTQISYEETGNGWASIDYNGHTGYVATEFLSSATSDGARANSVSGQTIVIDPGHGGNDPGAVANGLQEKDVVLDVGQRAAEKLRSSGANVIMTRSTDEFIELEERAAIANRAGADIFVSIHANAAAATSASGTESYHFPTSTNGQRLASSIQTELINELGTRDRGVKDANFSVLRNTAMPATLLELGFITNAAEADRMKTSSFRESAANAVHDGVQSYYGN from the coding sequence GTGAGACAGAAAAGAATGAGAATAAGTCTATTGTTTGTTTTTATTTTAATGAGTTCTTTTCTTATTTCCAGCCTTGCAAATGCTGCGGAAGGTACAGTTGATGTATCAAGCTCATTAAATGTCCGCTCTGAACCCTCTGAATCTAGTGCCATAATAGGGTCATTGTCAGCAGGTACTCAAATATCATATGAAGAGACTGGTAATGGCTGGGCATCAATCGATTATAATGGTCACACCGGATATGTAGCAACTGAATTTCTATCAAGTGCGACCTCAGATGGAGCTCGTGCCAATTCGGTTTCAGGTCAGACCATTGTGATAGACCCTGGCCATGGAGGAAATGACCCAGGGGCAGTTGCCAATGGCCTGCAAGAAAAAGATGTTGTCTTGGATGTTGGACAGCGTGCCGCTGAAAAACTGAGGTCATCTGGAGCAAACGTCATTATGACTCGTTCAACTGATGAATTTATTGAACTCGAAGAACGTGCAGCAATTGCCAATCGTGCAGGAGCCGATATTTTTGTAAGTATCCATGCAAATGCAGCCGCTGCTACATCTGCTAGTGGTACAGAATCTTATCATTTTCCAACAAGTACAAATGGACAAAGGTTAGCCTCATCGATCCAAACAGAGCTTATAAATGAACTAGGAACAAGAGATCGTGGCGTAAAAGATGCCAATTTTAGTGTTTTGCGAAATACTGCAATGCCAGCTACGTTGCTTGAATTAGGTTTTATTACTAATGCTGCTGAAGCTGACAGAATGAAGACATCAAGTTTTCGAGAGAGTGCCGCAAATGCTGTTCATGACGGTGTTCAAAGCTATTATGGTAATTAA
- a CDS encoding sporulation protein YjcZ — protein MGYYGGYPGAYYSPQCYGYGYSYQPCCNKGYKKGPNTGFFFALIVLLFILFVIIGGFGYY, from the coding sequence ATGGGTTACTATGGTGGGTATCCTGGAGCTTATTATAGCCCACAATGTTACGGGTACGGATATTCCTATCAACCATGTTGCAACAAGGGCTATAAAAAAGGTCCAAATACAGGATTCTTCTTCGCTTTGATTGTTCTACTTTTTATCCTATTTGTCATCATCGGTGGGTTTGGGTATTACTAG
- a CDS encoding penicillin-binding transpeptidase domain-containing protein: MQTCSKQDLVDVLEDPKGTARAAAVDGVRIAGKTGTAELKATREEKGKEHGWFVAVDADDDPELLVVMMIDDVSDKGGSGYVVDKVATILESNLR; the protein is encoded by the coding sequence ATGCAGACCTGCTCCAAGCAAGATTTAGTTGACGTGCTTGAGGATCCCAAAGGTACAGCCAGAGCGGCTGCAGTTGATGGCGTTCGAATTGCAGGAAAAACGGGAACTGCTGAATTAAAAGCGACAAGAGAAGAAAAAGGAAAAGAGCATGGTTGGTTTGTTGCTGTTGACGCGGATGATGATCCTGAATTACTTGTTGTCATGATGATTGACGACGTGAGTGATAAAGGTGGTAGCGGTTATGTTGTCGACAAAGTTGCGACAATCCTTGAATCAAATCTCCGTTAG
- a CDS encoding penicillin-binding transpeptidase domain-containing protein: MKYLFRFILPQASEIDWAEEELRQIPGASYKEVDGREYPYGEVAAHLTGYLRDITAEKLEEYKDKGYGPNDKLGQTGLERAYEDRLRGESGGTLYTKNADDEIEETILETEPEDGEDITLTINMDLQQEIFDEIGDDAGTATAIHPTNGQVLALVSQPSYDPNLAAVGFTSRQREDMETEDNPLLNRFVQTYSPGSTFKLLTAAIGLEAGTLDPSETLDVQGKSWQPEGSDWGGYEVTRVHDYEEPVDLRKALVYSDNIYFAEQALNLGEDAFSSGAEDFGFGEELPLPAIFHTSSLTGDEGMRNDIQLADSGYGQGEILMNPLHLGLAYTTIVNQGNMIQPVLELDGESGIWKEAVMSQEHADLLQARFS, from the coding sequence ATGAAGTATTTGTTCCGATTCATTTTGCCCCAAGCTTCAGAAATTGATTGGGCAGAGGAAGAATTAAGGCAGATTCCAGGAGCGAGTTATAAAGAGGTTGATGGCCGCGAGTATCCATATGGGGAAGTTGCAGCACATCTAACCGGGTATTTGCGAGATATTACAGCAGAAAAGCTAGAAGAATATAAGGATAAAGGCTATGGCCCAAATGACAAGCTTGGACAGACTGGACTTGAACGAGCTTATGAAGACCGACTTCGTGGGGAAAGTGGAGGAACTTTATATACAAAAAATGCTGATGATGAGATAGAAGAGACCATTCTTGAGACAGAGCCTGAAGATGGTGAAGACATAACACTTACGATTAATATGGATTTGCAACAAGAGATTTTTGACGAGATTGGAGACGATGCTGGTACAGCTACGGCTATTCATCCAACGAATGGACAAGTTTTGGCTTTAGTTAGTCAGCCTTCCTATGACCCGAATCTAGCGGCGGTTGGATTTACATCCAGACAACGTGAAGATATGGAAACAGAAGATAATCCATTATTAAATCGATTTGTACAAACGTATTCCCCAGGATCAACCTTTAAGTTGCTTACAGCGGCTATTGGTCTTGAAGCGGGTACACTTGATCCAAGTGAAACACTAGACGTACAAGGCAAAAGCTGGCAGCCTGAGGGATCAGATTGGGGCGGCTATGAAGTGACACGTGTACATGATTACGAGGAACCGGTAGATCTGCGTAAAGCCCTGGTCTATTCGGATAATATTTATTTTGCCGAGCAAGCTCTTAATTTGGGCGAAGACGCATTTAGTAGTGGTGCTGAAGATTTTGGCTTTGGTGAAGAGTTGCCATTACCAGCTATCTTTCATACATCATCTCTGACTGGTGATGAAGGTATGCGTAATGATATTCAGCTTGCAGATAGTGGCTATGGTCAAGGTGAAATCTTAATGAACCCGCTTCACCTTGGGTTAGCCTACACAACAATTGTGAATCAAGGTAATATGATTCAGCCTGTTCTTGAGCTTGATGGTGAGTCAGGAATTTGGAAAGAAGCGGTCATGTCTCAAGAACATGCAGACCTGCTCCAAGCAAGATTTAGTTGA
- a CDS encoding NTF2-like N-terminal transpeptidase domain-containing protein — MQYTKKGIVLTGLLTSLLLTGCFGEEPDPKETLDAFIDSWSNQNYQEMYSMLDEQSKENQSEEAYIERMTDLYDEMQASEMQIEAVYPTDGEEDNNEAEENVFTVPLNVAVSTPLGSVDFEQDISLNLEEQEEGDSWAIAWQDTLVYPSLPEGGGFRVSPNAPTRGEIFDREGNGLAVNGKVLEIGSVPGEIEDREDFVTEFSDLTGVSRETIESRLDQSWVTDEVFVPIHFAPSFRN; from the coding sequence ATGCAGTACACAAAAAAGGGAATCGTATTGACCGGTCTCTTAACAAGTCTGCTTTTAACAGGCTGTTTCGGCGAAGAACCGGATCCTAAAGAAACACTTGATGCATTCATTGATAGCTGGTCTAATCAAAATTATCAAGAAATGTATTCGATGTTAGATGAACAATCAAAAGAGAATCAATCAGAAGAAGCATATATAGAGCGTATGACTGATTTATACGATGAGATGCAGGCAAGTGAAATGCAGATTGAAGCGGTTTATCCAACAGATGGAGAAGAGGACAATAATGAGGCGGAGGAAAATGTGTTTACAGTTCCTTTAAATGTGGCAGTCTCAACTCCTCTTGGCAGTGTAGATTTTGAGCAGGATATCTCCTTGAATCTAGAAGAGCAAGAAGAGGGTGATAGCTGGGCTATCGCGTGGCAAGATACATTAGTGTACCCATCGTTACCCGAGGGTGGGGGATTTCGTGTTAGTCCCAATGCTCCTACAAGAGGTGAGATCTTTGACCGAGAGGGGAATGGGTTAGCTGTAAATGGAAAGGTACTTGAAATCGGCAGTGTGCCAGGTGAAATTGAGGATAGAGAAGACTTTGTCACTGAGTTCTCTGACCTTACTGGTGTCTCTCGGGAAACAATTGAATCAAGACTAGATCAGTCATGGGTAACCGATGAAGTATTTGTTCCGATTCATTTTGCCCCAAGCTTCAGAAATTGA
- a CDS encoding nitroreductase family protein has protein sequence MSIDEIIQSRRSITSFKPDAVPTEEIIDLLEVAKWAPNHKMTEPWRFLLYTGEGTETFIQAFINSQPAPGGEVSDGVKRKADHFRSIPVHLVVVMPEDPRQKTWDEDHAAVSAMIQNFQLAAWARDIGMIWRSNDWIYNPTFRESIGVEPGEKIVATLMLGYIKDVPKPKKRTDIKEKLTIIDKYSE, from the coding sequence ATGAGTATTGATGAAATTATTCAAAGCAGACGTTCGATTACAAGCTTTAAGCCAGATGCAGTGCCAACTGAGGAGATTATTGATTTACTTGAAGTGGCAAAGTGGGCTCCAAACCATAAGATGACGGAGCCTTGGCGTTTCTTATTATATACGGGAGAAGGAACAGAAACCTTTATCCAAGCTTTTATTAACTCACAACCAGCTCCTGGTGGTGAAGTATCAGATGGTGTTAAAAGAAAAGCAGATCACTTCCGCTCTATTCCTGTACATTTAGTAGTGGTTATGCCGGAAGACCCACGTCAAAAAACGTGGGATGAAGATCACGCAGCAGTAAGTGCAATGATTCAAAACTTTCAACTGGCAGCATGGGCACGAGATATTGGAATGATTTGGCGTTCAAATGACTGGATTTACAATCCAACATTCCGTGAAAGTATTGGAGTAGAGCCTGGAGAGAAGATTGTGGCTACGCTGATGTTAGGTTATATAAAAGACGTTCCTAAACCGAAAAAACGCACAGACATTAAAGAAAAACTAACGATTATTGATAAATACTCAGAATAA
- a CDS encoding ABC transporter ATP-binding protein, producing the protein MSTEKRLYQYALTSKKTIIIALILLSVSVAAALTGPFIAKTIIDEHISSIDEAWYQTESGSQAVSYYGTYYTRAGNLPESEQTGEPIYVQQNGLDFYVTSDSLPDGEKRYQDGTLQVSNADGTFEAQADALSADQVMAFYQPEIRPILMLLGLYLALILGSSFFQYGQRYLLQKSANRIIQRIRTDAFNHLSSLPVRFFDHLPAGKIVSRVTNDTEAIRELYMTVLANFFSSAIYIIGVYIALFLLDVRLGLITLVLLPILFIWMKLYRKFSVGYNRNIRSKVSEINAAMNENIQGMPIIQAFNREKQLNGEFEKLNKEHYGFQTKMLRLNSLTSHNLTGVLRNLVFVALIVVVMGSVGGGWASFLTLGIIYAFVDYVNRLFEPVNQIVNQLANLEQARVSGDRVFELMDKEGTSVDDSTMERPKGEVLFDNVSFAYKEDEYVLNHLSFKANPGETVALVGHTGSGKSSIMNLLFRFYDCQKGDILIDGVSTKDLSPQAIREHMGIVLQEPYLFTGTIASNIAMENPKVSREEIEKAVDLVGGTELFSYLPNGLDEEVQEKGNTLSSGQRQLISFARALVANPAILVLDEATSSIDTETEGLIQKGMESLKSGRTTFIIAHRLSTIQDADQILVLNRGEIVEQGNHDELMKQNGSYAQMYRLQKNEAS; encoded by the coding sequence ATGAGTACAGAAAAAAGACTATATCAGTACGCATTAACAAGTAAAAAAACCATTATTATAGCACTCATTTTACTTAGTGTATCTGTTGCTGCAGCCTTAACTGGACCATTTATAGCTAAAACCATTATTGATGAGCACATTTCAAGTATTGATGAGGCATGGTATCAAACAGAGTCTGGCTCTCAAGCCGTTTCTTATTATGGAACGTATTATACTCGTGCTGGTAATCTTCCAGAGTCAGAACAGACAGGTGAACCCATTTACGTCCAACAAAATGGACTAGATTTCTACGTTACATCGGATTCACTTCCTGATGGTGAAAAAAGATATCAAGATGGTACCCTTCAGGTATCTAATGCAGATGGTACGTTTGAGGCACAAGCCGATGCACTGTCAGCCGATCAAGTAATGGCTTTTTATCAGCCAGAAATCAGACCAATTTTGATGCTTTTAGGTCTTTATTTAGCACTCATTTTGGGATCATCATTTTTCCAATATGGTCAGCGGTATTTATTACAAAAGTCTGCTAACCGGATTATTCAGCGGATACGAACAGATGCATTTAACCATTTATCAAGCTTACCCGTTCGTTTTTTTGATCACCTTCCCGCCGGAAAAATTGTCTCTCGTGTCACAAATGACACCGAAGCCATTCGTGAGCTATATATGACCGTACTGGCTAACTTCTTTTCGAGTGCGATTTATATTATTGGTGTCTATATCGCACTCTTCTTATTAGACGTACGACTTGGATTGATTACATTAGTATTGCTTCCGATCTTATTCATTTGGATGAAGCTGTACCGGAAATTCTCAGTTGGCTATAACCGCAATATCCGTTCAAAAGTTAGTGAGATTAATGCTGCTATGAACGAAAACATTCAAGGAATGCCAATCATACAAGCGTTTAATCGCGAAAAGCAGTTGAATGGTGAGTTTGAAAAGCTAAACAAAGAACATTATGGTTTTCAGACAAAAATGTTACGCCTGAACTCACTTACATCACATAACTTAACTGGTGTGCTTCGTAATCTTGTATTCGTCGCTTTAATAGTTGTAGTTATGGGCAGTGTCGGCGGAGGTTGGGCTAGCTTTTTAACACTTGGAATCATCTATGCGTTTGTTGACTATGTAAATCGTTTATTTGAACCAGTTAACCAAATCGTGAATCAGCTTGCTAACCTAGAACAAGCTCGTGTTTCTGGAGATCGTGTCTTTGAGCTAATGGACAAAGAAGGTACATCAGTGGATGATTCCACCATGGAGCGTCCAAAGGGTGAAGTCCTATTTGATAACGTTTCGTTTGCTTACAAAGAAGATGAATATGTGTTAAATCATTTATCGTTCAAAGCAAACCCTGGTGAAACAGTGGCACTCGTCGGCCACACAGGATCAGGCAAAAGCTCCATTATGAATTTACTGTTTCGATTCTACGATTGTCAAAAAGGTGATATTCTCATAGATGGGGTCAGTACAAAAGACTTATCACCGCAAGCAATTCGCGAACATATGGGGATCGTGCTTCAAGAGCCTTACTTGTTTACAGGTACCATTGCTTCAAATATTGCAATGGAAAACCCGAAAGTATCAAGAGAAGAGATTGAAAAAGCCGTCGACCTTGTTGGCGGAACTGAACTCTTTAGCTACCTACCAAATGGTCTTGATGAAGAAGTACAAGAAAAAGGAAACACCCTTTCAAGTGGTCAACGACAGCTGATTAGTTTTGCACGTGCGTTAGTCGCTAACCCAGCTATTCTTGTGTTGGACGAAGCCACTTCTAGTATTGATACTGAAACAGAAGGATTAATCCAAAAGGGAATGGAGTCGCTTAAATCAGGACGTACAACATTCATCATCGCTCACCGCCTTTCAACGATTCAAGACGCCGATCAGATTCTTGTGTTAAACCGAGGAGAGATCGTTGAACAAGGAAATCACGATGAATTAATGAAACAGAATGGCTCTTATGCACAAATGTATCGCTTGCAGAAAAATGAAGCGAGCTAA